From the genome of Gorilla gorilla gorilla isolate KB3781 chromosome 4, NHGRI_mGorGor1-v2.1_pri, whole genome shotgun sequence:
TACAAGGAAGAAATTCAGCaaaaattatccatttcttccttcaaaatagaaaaaaaaaaagtttcatttcagATACAATATCCATGCagataatataaacaaaattgggAAACcagaaaatttacttttaaaaatcacagctGTCTCAACAACCAAACACTCCAGTGAAAATCTTCATCACCTTTTAATACAGTCAAGGAAACACCAATTCTTCCCACATATTCATCTTTTTCAGCCTTCTCCAGTAAGCCAGCCTCtagcaaagagaaaatgaaagaagatcTACTAGTCAATTATCCTGCCCCTCTTTTCCAACTCCTCATGCTCTCTCTCAAATCTGATATTCCTAAGGAGATAAATGCACTTATTTAACATGTATCTTTAAGTGTGTTATAATATAGTACTGCTTTATTTAAGTACATAGATGCTGAATTGGGAGTGACAGGAGTGAAACGTCTCTGTCTCCACCATGCCAATTTGGAGTGCCACCCATAAAAAGCTTATGTAAAATTTTCTCAAACCAACAGATTTAGAAAAACCAGTAagatgaggtgggcggatcacgaggtcaggagttcgaggccagcctggtcgacatggtgaaactcagtctctacttaagaaaagaaaaaagaaaaaaattagcctgacttggtggcgggtggctgtaatcccagctacttagggaggctgaggcccgagaatcacctgaacccaggagccagaggcttcagtgagctgagatcgcactactgcactcctgcactccagcctgggcgacagagcggaactgtctcaaaaacaaaacaaaacaaaacaaaaaacaacaacaaaaaaaacaacccagtAAGAATTTATTCCAAATACATCAATACATTTAACTCAGCTTAACAAATCTGCTTaaaatgggcttttttttttttttaataggaagagAGTCAGGTTGTGAAAGTAGACTGTGCTTGGAGGCGATGTATTACATATTCTGAAGCATTTTCTAATTGTCAGTccttaaaatgtaagaaaatctCAAGTGTTAAAATTGAAGACTGGGTGTGCTCTCTGCTGAAAGTTCAATCAAAAGCAACTGTAATTTCCTACAAAGGTAACTAGGTCAACTCAGCATTTGTCCCTGCTTACTGGAAACAACAAAATCTCAACAATCAGGCCATTAACTTATCATGTCCTATATatagtttcaaaagaaatctaaaTTCACTCTTAAAGAGGTACTAGTACAATTTTACACATAAGATGTCTCCTAGTTATTTTTCTTAGTAAGACTTCAAAAGGAAATTACCACCATTTAGACTACAACAACACAACCCTGCAGCAAAAATATCTTCCCCTTCTTCACTAGCATGTATATGCACTCATCTACCCAACATCAGGGAAAAAACAAACGGAACCTAGACACCTATGTACAAAGAATCACATTCTCTCCATAATGGCgattcattcattcttccttgTGCCAACATTTCTCAAGAATGCTATCATGCATGAGGTCTACTCACAGGGGTACATGACGCTGCTCGGGATCAGCTCTGGTCAGTTCTTCCTCTTCAATATCAGACTCCCCTCCTGAACTACTGTCAGTGACATCTGAATCAAATGCCTGTTCACTGCACCTCAAGTTGGCTATGCCACTAGCTGTAAATCTCTCCAATTCTTCTGAAATTGAATTGCTTTTCAGAAAGTTGCTAAGTCCCTCTGAAGTGGTGGTCTCACTGGCAGCTTTTCTCAAGGCAGCTTCAGCCTTTCGAGTCAGCATCAACTGGCTCCGTGGTCTCAAGGATTCCAAGTTTGGCAGTTTGCTCAAAGTCTTCTCCAAAAATCCACCCAGCTGATGTTGTATATGCCTCTCAACCTGCTTGGCTTGCACAACCTGTAAGCGCTTTTGTAATCTGCGGGCACGGCTCTCAATGTCAGCCTGTCGCCGCAGTAAAGCTGTTATCCTTGTGTCAGAATCTAAAGCACTGAAAAGAATGGAAGACAGGGGAGACTTTTTACCCTCCAATTTGACACCCCCCAAGTTAGAGCTGGAGTCTGTACCAGGTGATAACCTACTGCTTCCTTGAAGTGCCGGCTGTTCCATGGAATTGACAGAAGATTTGTTTGCAGTGCTATTATTGCTATACAAAGTTGTGTGTTCTACATCAAGGCTTCTGTGTGGAAGAGTGCAATTGGTCATACCCCCCTTCAAGTCCCCAGATTCAGAGCCTCCCATTTCACCCCCATGAAGAGCAGATGAAGTGAGAGCCCGTTTTCCCCCATTGAGGGAAGTGGAAT
Proteins encoded in this window:
- the LOC115934629 gene encoding KAT8 regulatory NSL complex subunit 1-like isoform X4; this encodes MAAMAPALTDAAAEAHHIRFKLAPPSSTLSPGSAENNGNANILIAANGTKRKAIAAEDPSLDFRNNPTKEDLGKLQPLVASYLCSDVTSVPSKESLKLQGVFSKQTVLKSHPLLSQSYELRAELLGRQPVLEFSLENLRTMNTSGQTALPQAPVNGLAKKLTKSSTHSDHDNSTSLNGGKRALTSSALHGGEMGGSESGDLKGGMTNCTLPHRSLDVEHTTLYSNNSTANKSSVNSMEQPALQGSSRLSPGTDSSSNLGGVKLEGKKSPLSSILFSALDSDTRITALLRRQADIESRARRLQKRLQVVQAKQVERHIQHQLGGFLEKTLSKLPNLESLRPRSQLMLTRKAEAALRKAASETTTSEGLSNFLKSNSISEELERFTASGIANLRCSEQAFDSDVTDSSSGGESDIEEEELTRADPEQRHVPLGWLTGEG
- the LOC115934629 gene encoding KAT8 regulatory NSL complex subunit 1-like isoform X2 yields the protein MAAMAPALTDAAAEAHHIRFKLAPPSSTLSPGSAENNGNANILIAANGTKRKAIAAEDPSLDFRNNPTKEDLGKLQPLVASYLCSDVTSVPSKESLKLQGVFSKQTVLKSHPLLSQSYELRAELLGRQPVLEFSLENLRTMNTSGQTALPQAPVNGLAKKLTKSSTHSDHDNSTSLNGGKRALTSSALHGGEMGGSESGDLKGGMTNCTLPHRSLDVEHTTLYSNNSTANKSSVNSMEQPALQGSSRLSPGTDSSSNLGGVKLEGKKSPLSSILFSALDSDTRITALLRRQADIESRARRLQKRLQVVQAKQVERHIQHQLGGFLEKTLSKLPNLESLRPRSQLMLTRKAEAALRKAASETTTSEGLSNFLKSNSISEELERFTASGIANLRCSEQAFDSDVTDSSSGGESDIEEEELTRADPEQRHVPLSALSPRLECRSAVVRSQLTEASGSWVQ
- the LOC115934629 gene encoding KAT8 regulatory NSL complex subunit 1-like isoform X3 produces the protein MAAMAPALTDAAAEAHHIRFKLAPPSSTLSPGSAENNGNANILIAANGTKRKAIAAEDPSLDFRNNPTKEDLGKLQPLVASYLCSDVTSVPSKESLKLQGVFSKQTVLKSHPLLSQSYELRAELLGRQPVLEFSLENLRTMNTSGQTALPQAPVNGLAKKLTKSSTHSDHDNSTSLNGGKRALTSSALHGGEMGGSESGDLKGGMTNCTLPHRSLDVEHTTLYSNNSTANKSSVNSMEQPALQGSSRLSPGTDSSSNLGGVKLEGKKSPLSSILFSALDSDTRITALLRRQADIESRARRLQKRLQVVQAKQVERHIQHQLGGFLEKTLSKLPNLESLRPRSQLMLTRKAEAALRKAASETTTSEGLSNFLKSNSISEELERFTASGIANLRCSEQAFDSDVTDSSSGGESDIEEEELTRADPEQRHVPLVSLCRPGWSTVA
- the LOC115934629 gene encoding KAT8 regulatory NSL complex subunit 1-like isoform X1, whose protein sequence is MAAMAPALTDAAAEAHHIRFKLAPPSSTLSPGSAENNGNANILIAANGTKRKAIAAEDPSLDFRNNPTKEDLGKLQPLVASYLCSDVTSVPSKESLKLQGVFSKQTVLKSHPLLSQSYELRAELLGRQPVLEFSLENLRTMNTSGQTALPQAPVNGLAKKLTKSSTHSDHDNSTSLNGGKRALTSSALHGGEMGGSESGDLKGGMTNCTLPHRSLDVEHTTLYSNNSTANKSSVNSMEQPALQGSSRLSPGTDSSSNLGGVKLEGKKSPLSSILFSALDSDTRITALLRRQADIESRARRLQKRLQVVQAKQVERHIQHQLGGFLEKTLSKLPNLESLRPRSQLMLTRKAEAALRKAASETTTSEGLSNFLKSNSISEELERFTASGIANLRCSEQAFDSDVTDSSSGGESDIEEEELTRADPEQRHVPLSALSPRLECRSAVVRSQLTEASGSWVQVILGPQPP
- the LOC115934629 gene encoding KAT8 regulatory NSL complex subunit 1-like isoform X5, which codes for MAAMAPALTDAAAEAHHIRFKLAPPSSTLSPGSAENNGNANILIAANGTKRKAIAAEDPSLDFRNNPTKEDLGKLQPLVASYLCSDVTSVPSKESLKLQGVFSKQTVLKSHPLLSQSYELRAELLGRQPVLEFSLENLRTMNTSGQTALPQAPVNGLAKKLTKSSTHSDHDNSTSLNGGKRALTSSALHGGEMGGSESGDLKGGMTNCTLPHRSLDVEHTTLYSNNSTANKSSVNSMEQPALQGSSRLSPGTDSSSNLGGVKLEGKKSPLSSILFSALDSDTRITALLRRQADIESRARRLQKRLQVVQAKQVERHIQHQLGGFLEKTLSKLPNLESLRPRSQLMLTRKAEAALRKAASETTTSEGLSNFLKSNSISEELERFTASGIANLRCSEQAFDSDVTDSSSGGESDIEEEELTRADPEQRHVPLG